In the genome of Sphaeramia orbicularis chromosome 13, fSphaOr1.1, whole genome shotgun sequence, one region contains:
- the LOC115432053 gene encoding uncharacterized protein LOC115432053 translates to MMLKVVLFALSFLTTSAFPLQRMTREANWADSKANQAHDKIPLTKDMDNIYKSQIDSNGLYTQEDGTSKNPVAEEVQHKLIMESERLRTRLRQELAELQEKLSPSPGHLSSTLASMRERLAPLTQQLQSSLSSSTHDLCGQVNLYLQDLETAEAQAQDSPALYQETLQRMSQTLEHSSSKLANLISNFQTQTFEVIEHLKEISTSEGETASPGFWQEVSSRLRQEVTSLRADVLNGVGILKEELSSLQISAQPIRAKVTASMEQLCQNAALQSQVFQAQMERVFVELEKDLAVQGSSSFSSSSALQPGSSLQGDFSDRLSALIQDILHSVQ, encoded by the exons ATGATGCTTAAAGTAGTCCTGTTTGCATTGTCATTCTTGACAACTTCAG CATTCCCACTCCAACGTATGACCAGAGAGGCAAACTGGGCTGACTCAAAAGCAAACCAAGCTCATGACAAAATACCACTAACCAAGGATATGGA TAATATCTACAAAAGCCAAATAGATAGCAATGGTCTTTACACCCAAGAGGATGGCACCAGCAAAAACCCTGTGGCTGAAGAAGTGCAGCACAAACTCATTATGGAGTCAGAGCGACTACGAACCCGCCTGCGTCAAGAGCTGGCCGAGCTCCAGGAGAAGTTGTCCCCATCTCCAGGCCATCTCAGCTCAACCCTGGCCAGCATGAGGGAGCGTTTGGCCCCTCTAACTCAGCAGCTCCAGAGCTCTCTCAGCAGCAGCACACATGACCTGTGTGGCCAGGTCAACCTGTATCTGCAGGACCTGGAGACAGCAGAGGCACAAGCACAGGACAGTCCAGCTCTGTACCAGGAGACCCTCCAGAGGATGAGTCAAACCCTGGAGCACAGCAGCTCTAAGCTAGCTAACCTCATCAGCAACTTCCAAACTCAAACCTTTGAGGTGATTGAACATCTGAAAGAAATCAGTACTAGTGAGGGAGAGACAGCGTCACCAGGATTCTGGCAGGAAGTGAGCTCCAGGTTGAGACAGGAAGTGACTTCCCTGAGGGCAGACGTGCTGAATGGAGTGGGGATACTCAAAGAGGAGCTTTCCAGTTTACAGATAAGTGCTCAGCCTATCCGGGCCAAAGTAACAGCCAGCATGGAGCAACTCTGCCAGAATGCAGCTCTGCAAAGCCAGGTGTTTCAAGCTCAGATGGAGAGGGTGTTTGTGGAGCTGGAAAAAGACCTTGCAGTCCAGGGAAGCTCcagcttctcttcttcttctgctttacAGCCAGGGAGCTCTTTGCAGGGGGACTTTTCAGACAGACTTTCTGCTCTGATCCAGGACATTCTGCATTCAGTGCAGTAA
- the LOC115431088 gene encoding zona pellucida-like domain-containing protein 1 — protein MILYLCLPLLAGLLQPILCQYNCSTEYERTPENSDLSVDCGTTIISLEINYCTAKWSGFNYTNLALNGKHNTTECQGSLDTSVNPPVIRFQLPINQSQDNPCRHSLQIADEAPDPTGPFSQFLSVQSVIITSFIDTPRSDQGVISYSTDLYYHFSCRYPLEYLINNTEIVASSVSVATSDNNGTFIKNLKMGVYNDSSFAFPLMMPSTGLELRTTVYVEVKAINLTGNFHVLLDHCFGTPTAYNMTNTEQHNFFTGCSVDQRTVVLRNGLSTVARFNFEAFRFVQHRNQAKSSLYLHCILRLCEPDQCQSILAACNNRKRRSVTPFGEESSESATISVGPLYTSAEERPFASAYSNNGASGESDVDVTGLVVGVVLGSGAAVLLVLGGWFVLKKFYWTGGLAHTFD, from the exons ATGATTCTGTACCTTTGTCTCCCTCTTCTGGCTGGACTCCTGCAGCCGATTCTCTGCCAGTACAACTGTTCCACAGAGTATGAAAGGACTCCTG AGAACTCAGACCTGTCAGTTGACTGTGGCACTACCATCATCTCCCTGGAGATCAACTACTGCACAGCCAAGTGGTCGGGCTTCAACTATACAAATCTTGCACTGAATGGGAAGCACAACACTACAGAGTGCCAAGGCTCTCTGGACACCAGTGTGAACCCACCAGTGATTCGTTTCCAGCTTCCTATTAACCAAAGTCAGGATAACCCATGCCGTCACTCCCTGCAG ATTGCTGATGAAGCCCCAGATCCCACAGGTCCCTTCAGCCAGTTCCTAAGTGTCCAGTCAGTTATCATCACCAGCTTCATCGACACACCTCGGTCTGACCAAGGGGTGATCAGCTACTCCACGGACCTTTACTACCACTTCTCCTGCCGCTACCCATTGGAGTACCTGATCAACAACACAGAGATTGTAGC CTCCTCTGTGTCAGTGGCAACCAGCGACAATAATGGAACCTTtattaaaaatctgaaaatgggTGTTTATAAT gACTCCAGTTTTGCTTTTCCATTAATGATGCCCTCAACAGGTCTTGAACTGCGAACTACTGTCTATGTAGAAGTTAAGGCTATTAACCTGACAGGAAA tttcCATGTACTGCTGGATCACTGCTTTGGGACTCCCACTGCTTACAACATGACAAACACAGAACAGCACAACTTCTTTACTGG CTGCTCAGTGGACCAAAGGACTGTTGTGCTGAGAAATGGGCTCTCCACAGTGGCCCGGTTCAACTTTGAGGCCTTCCGCTTTGTTCAGCACCGTAACCAGGCAAAATCCAGCTTGTATCTGCACTGCATACTGAGACTGTGTGAGCCTGACCAATGCCAGTCTATCCTGGCT GCctgtaataacagaaaaagaagatCTGTGACTCCATTTGGAGAGGAAAGCAGTGAATCTGCCACAATTTCAGTAGGACCTCTGTACACATCAGCAGAAG AAAGGCCATTTGCATCTGCCTACA GTAATAACGGAGCATCTGGAGAGAGTGACGTGGATGTGACGGGTCTGGTTGTGGGGGTGGTGTTGGGATCTGGTGCTGCTGTCCTGCTGGTTCTTGGGGGCTGGTTCGTTCTCAAGAAGTTTTACTGGACGGGAGGATTAGCCCACACTTTTGACTGA
- the laynb gene encoding chondrolectin, giving the protein MDFMRLFGTVIAVFFHPGSASKINGQRICRRGTERPCYKVSYIQDSRRRLTFEDASQACKLDGGELLSIETESEQQLIERFIKQLQAGDGDFWIGLRRNPQHFRPGTTSPVCPSQYYWLDGSKAKFRNWHWDEPSCGGEMCVVLYHQPSAPPDEEGHFLFQWNDDNCNSKNNYVCKYPEEKTPVFTEEGNTAHAVPTLRSNMFPTTDSDDRINIGLPESSVSLSDSNLFVSYILYATIPALLLLLFAVAGFFCYKQHAKRWKTNITNYPSRPKPWMSGTASPCPVQGPYAFSDITKLPPTALESSMPADIMKKYSCAPPQDSQCDDYENVSCADRESGFVTNDIYETCRAQTRRAQSQTGWVENEIYG; this is encoded by the exons ATGGATTTTATGAGGCTGTTTGGCACCGTTATCGCCGTTTTCTTCCATCCTGGATCCGCTTCTAAAATAAATG GCCAAAGGATCTGTCGGCGTGGGACAGAGCGCCCATGCTACAAGGTGTCCTACATCCAGGACAGCAGGCGGAGGCTGACCTTTGAGGATGCCAGTCAAGCCTGCAAACTGGACGGAGGGGAGCTGCTGAGTATTGAGACAGAAAGCGAACAACAGTTGATAGAGAGGTTTATAAAACAGCTACAGGCTGGAGATGGGGACTTCTGGATTGGGCTTCGTCGCAACCCACAACACTTCAGACCAGGGACCACCAGCCCAGTTTGCCCCTCACAGTATTATTGGCTGGATGGGAGCAAAGCCAAGTTCAG GAACTGGCATTGGGATGAGCCATCTTGTGGTGGTGAAATGTGTGTGGTTCTGTACCACCAGCCCTCTGCACCACCCGATGAGGAAGGTCATTTCCTGTTCCAGTGGAATGACGACAACTGCAACTCCAAGAACAACTATGTCTGCAAATATCCAGAAG aaaaaacaCCAGTATTTACTGAGGAAGGGAACACAGCACATGCAG TTCCAACCTTGAGGTCAAACATGTTCCCAACTACAGACAGTGATGACAGGATAAATATAGGGTTACCTGAATCATCTG TATCTCTGTCAGACAGCAACCTGTTTGTTTCTTACATCCTTTATGCCACTATTCCTGCCCTACTGCTGCTGTTGTTCGCAGTTGCTGGCTTCTTCTGCTATAAACAACATGCAAAAAG GTGGAAGACAAACATAACAAACTATCCCAGCCGGCCCAAGCCTTGGATGTCAGGAACTGCTTCACCTTGCCCAGTACAAGGACCATACGCCTTTAGTGACATCACCAAACTGCCTCCCACTGCTCTGGAAAGCAGCATGCCAGCAGACATTATGAAAAAGTACTCATGTGCTCCTCCTCAGGACTCCCAGTGTGACGATTATGAGAAtgtgtcatgtgcagacagggAGAGTGGCTTTGTGACCAATGACATCTATGAGACCTGCAGAGCTCAGACCCGACGTGCCCAAAGTCAGACTGGTTGGGTGGAAAATGAGATCTATGGATAA